From one Bacteroidota bacterium genomic stretch:
- a CDS encoding MCE family protein has product MEKASSKIKLGIFVLTGTILLIISLYLIGTKQNLFNKTFSVYVKFHNVGGLIAGNNVRFAGIAIGTVKEVEIVNDTIVLVEMVIRQDAMRFIRKASMAEIGSDGLMGNRLINLSTPNPNSPFIAPGDTIVSLTAVETDEMMRTLNKTNENVLVISSDLRKITRKIHDSNPMWDLLADSMAADNIRRTLRNIESASSRAGEMTLDAENLLKEIREGNGMAGKILSDDSTALVFEQTMANLKAATDTAKLALHHMHEFMEDLNLTPGPLGVLARDTVMGADMKNIFKNLNESTVLLNENLNALRSNFLFRKYFRKKAKEEERNN; this is encoded by the coding sequence ATGGAAAAAGCCTCCAGTAAAATAAAACTCGGGATTTTTGTTCTTACAGGAACAATACTGCTCATCATCTCTTTGTATCTCATAGGTACTAAACAAAACCTCTTTAACAAAACTTTTTCAGTGTATGTGAAATTCCATAATGTGGGTGGATTGATTGCCGGAAATAACGTCCGTTTTGCAGGTATCGCTATAGGAACAGTTAAGGAGGTTGAGATCGTCAATGATACGATAGTTCTTGTGGAGATGGTCATCCGGCAGGATGCTATGCGCTTTATCCGCAAAGCGTCGATGGCTGAAATTGGTTCAGATGGTCTGATGGGTAACCGCCTGATCAATCTCTCAACGCCGAATCCGAACTCTCCATTTATAGCCCCGGGAGATACCATTGTCTCATTAACCGCGGTTGAAACCGATGAGATGATGAGGACATTGAACAAGACCAATGAAAATGTATTGGTGATCTCCTCTGATTTGAGAAAAATCACCCGTAAGATTCATGACAGTAATCCCATGTGGGACTTACTCGCCGATTCAATGGCCGCTGACAATATACGTCGCACCTTGCGCAATATTGAGTCTGCCAGTTCGAGAGCCGGGGAAATGACACTGGATGCAGAGAACCTGTTAAAAGAAATCAGAGAAGGAAATGGAATGGCCGGTAAAATATTATCCGATGATTCCACCGCTTTAGTTTTTGAACAGACTATGGCTAATCTCAAAGCAGCTACCGATACTGCAAAACTCGCCTTGCACCATATGCATGAGTTCATGGAAGATCTAAATCTGACTCCCGGACCACTTGGAGTGCTTGCCAGAGATACTGTAATGGGAGCAGATATGAAGAATATTTTCAAAAATCTGAATGAAAGTACTGTTTTACTCAACGAAAACTTAAATGCTTTAAGAAGTAATTTCCTGTTCAGAAAGTATTTTAGAAAAAAAGCAAAAGAAGAGGAAAGGAATAATTAG
- a CDS encoding (Fe-S)-binding protein yields the protein MDNFKVRTMADMMAAGEKPDILFWVGCAGSFDDRAKKVTKAVARILHHAGISFAVLGTEESCTGDPAKRAGNEFLFQMQAMNNIMVLNGYEVTKIVTACPHCFNTLKNEYPQLGGHYEVIHHSQLLQDLLDTGKIKVEGGTFKGKKITFHDPCYLGRANDVYEAPRRVIMRLDSLMVEMKRSKSNGLCCGAGGAQMFKEPEPGNKDINMERTEEALALTPDAIAVACPFCMTMLSDGVKLHNKETEVKVKDIAELIAEAIDL from the coding sequence ATGGATAATTTCAAAGTAAGAACAATGGCCGATATGATGGCCGCCGGTGAAAAGCCCGATATATTATTTTGGGTAGGATGTGCCGGAAGTTTTGACGACCGGGCAAAGAAAGTAACCAAAGCCGTAGCCCGTATTCTCCATCATGCAGGTATTTCCTTTGCTGTACTCGGTACTGAGGAAAGCTGCACCGGAGATCCCGCCAAGCGTGCAGGAAATGAGTTTTTATTTCAGATGCAGGCCATGAACAATATCATGGTACTTAACGGTTATGAAGTAACGAAAATCGTAACCGCTTGTCCGCATTGTTTTAATACACTAAAAAATGAATACCCGCAATTGGGAGGACACTATGAAGTGATCCACCATAGTCAACTCCTGCAGGATCTTTTGGACACCGGCAAAATCAAAGTAGAGGGCGGCACTTTCAAAGGTAAAAAAATCACCTTTCACGATCCCTGTTACCTGGGCCGTGCGAATGATGTGTACGAAGCTCCCCGTCGCGTCATCATGCGACTGGATAGTTTAATGGTGGAGATGAAAAGAAGTAAGTCGAACGGCTTATGCTGCGGTGCCGGTGGTGCACAAATGTTCAAAGAACCTGAACCCGGAAACAAGGACATCAATATGGAGCGCACCGAAGAAGCCTTAGCCCTCACTCCCGACGCCATCGCCGTAGCCTGCCCCTTTTGCATGACCATGCTCTCCGACGGTGTCAAACTCCACAACAAAGAAACCGAAGTCAAAGTAAAAGACATCGCCGAACTCATCGCCGAAGCCATCGACCTGTAA
- a CDS encoding helix-turn-helix transcriptional regulator produces MAINRSKINKAASALKVISHPTRLEILMHLEAKKTLTVSQLCTRLDVEQSLVSHHLAAMRRRGVLKSTRDGINISYEILDPIVLDIINQVFHSKLMK; encoded by the coding sequence ATGGCAATTAATCGTTCAAAAATCAATAAGGCTGCAAGTGCACTTAAAGTGATTTCGCATCCTACCCGTTTAGAGATTCTGATGCACCTCGAAGCAAAGAAAACGCTAACTGTATCTCAATTATGCACCAGGCTGGATGTTGAGCAATCACTCGTGTCGCATCACCTGGCCGCAATGAGAAGAAGAGGAGTGCTTAAATCTACCCGCGACGGAATTAATATCTCCTATGAAATACTTGATCCTATTGTATTGGATATTATTAATCAGGTCTTTCACAGTAAATTAATGAAGTAA
- a CDS encoding (Fe-S)-binding protein, whose translation MLSQILFSLFLLAGSYFFASKVREISRNIKLGRDLQINDRPADRWKVMARVALGQSKMTSRPVAAFFHLLIYVGFVIINIEVMEIIIDGIFGTHRILSFMGGFYDFLIASFEILAVGVLLACVVFLSRRNLLKLKRFWMREMTSWPRTDANLILITEIFLMSAFLIMNATDSILQSRGADHYVLAGAFPVSSLLVPLFNEMSNDGLMALERFCWWFHIIGILAFLNYVPYSKHFHILLAFPNTWYSKLEPKGSFTNMESVTNEVKMMMDPSIVPPPVAPGASPPRFGAKDVKDLSWKQLMDAYSCTECGRCTSVCPANITGKLLSPRKIMMDTRDRLEELGNGINKNGPDYEDGKSLLNDYITPEELWACTSCNACVEACPVLIDPLSIIIDMRRFMVMEQSAAPAELNGMFTKIENNGAPWQFSPADRMNWTES comes from the coding sequence ATGTTGTCTCAAATCTTATTCAGCTTATTCCTGCTTGCCGGTAGTTATTTTTTCGCCAGCAAAGTCAGGGAGATCTCCAGAAATATTAAATTAGGCAGAGACCTTCAAATCAATGATCGTCCTGCTGATCGCTGGAAAGTGATGGCACGTGTCGCGCTCGGGCAATCCAAGATGACGAGCCGTCCGGTGGCTGCATTTTTCCACCTCTTGATTTATGTGGGATTTGTGATCATCAATATTGAAGTCATGGAAATCATCATTGATGGAATTTTTGGTACGCATCGCATATTGAGTTTCATGGGCGGTTTTTACGATTTCCTTATTGCAAGTTTTGAAATACTCGCGGTGGGTGTATTGCTCGCTTGTGTGGTGTTTCTTTCAAGAAGAAATCTGCTTAAACTCAAACGTTTTTGGATGAGAGAGATGACTTCCTGGCCAAGAACCGATGCTAATCTTATCCTGATCACAGAAATATTTTTGATGTCTGCATTTCTTATCATGAATGCCACCGACAGCATTCTGCAATCGCGGGGAGCCGATCATTATGTACTTGCAGGAGCATTTCCGGTGAGCAGTCTATTGGTGCCTTTATTCAATGAGATGAGTAACGATGGATTGATGGCTTTGGAAAGGTTTTGCTGGTGGTTTCATATCATCGGTATTCTTGCCTTTTTGAACTATGTCCCCTACTCCAAGCATTTTCATATTCTGCTCGCTTTCCCCAATACCTGGTACAGCAAACTTGAACCAAAAGGGAGTTTTACCAATATGGAAAGCGTGACCAATGAGGTGAAAATGATGATGGATCCTTCCATCGTTCCACCACCTGTTGCCCCCGGCGCTTCACCTCCCCGCTTTGGGGCGAAGGACGTGAAAGATTTATCGTGGAAGCAACTGATGGATGCTTATTCCTGTACCGAATGTGGCAGATGCACTTCTGTTTGCCCGGCCAATATCACCGGAAAATTATTATCGCCACGTAAAATCATGATGGACACGCGTGACCGATTAGAAGAGTTAGGGAACGGCATCAACAAAAACGGACCGGATTACGAGGATGGAAAATCCTTGTTAAACGATTATATAACACCTGAAGAACTATGGGCATGTACCTCCTGTAATGCATGTGTAGAAGCTTGTCCGGTATTGATAGATCCGCTTTCTATCATCATCGATATGCGCCGATTCATGGTGATGGAACAGAGCGCAGCTCCTGCTGAATTAAACGGTATGTTCACGAAAATCGAAAACAACGGGGCACCCTGGCAGTTCTCTCCGGCGGATAGAATGAACTGGACCGAAAGTTAA
- a CDS encoding ATP-binding cassette domain-containing protein, which yields MAFAEEHIAPKPVHPSKEVMVHTGNLYKSFGDNHVLRGFNLDLYKGENLVVLGKSGSGKSVLIKCMVGLLIPDSGLVEVFGKDIPKLDQDELDHIRVKIGFLFQSSALYDSMTVRENLEFPLRRHWITKTRDEVNELVMEALDNVGLTNAVDLMPSELSGGMRKRIGLARTLILKPDIILYDEPTTGLDPITGREISKLIVDIQHKYNTSSIIITHDMGCARIVANRIMVLVNGVCYAEGTFAELEKSNDPNIKPFFE from the coding sequence ATGGCTTTCGCAGAAGAACATATCGCTCCAAAACCTGTTCATCCTTCGAAGGAGGTGATGGTACATACCGGCAATCTGTATAAATCATTTGGTGATAATCATGTCCTGAGGGGATTCAACCTGGATTTGTACAAAGGAGAAAATCTGGTGGTACTCGGGAAATCCGGATCAGGTAAATCCGTACTGATCAAGTGTATGGTGGGATTGCTTATTCCTGACAGCGGTTTGGTAGAAGTCTTCGGGAAGGACATTCCTAAATTAGACCAGGATGAACTGGATCATATCCGTGTGAAGATTGGTTTTCTCTTTCAAAGTTCGGCATTGTATGATTCCATGACGGTGCGGGAGAACCTGGAGTTTCCTTTGCGCAGACACTGGATCACTAAAACCCGTGATGAGGTAAACGAGCTGGTGATGGAAGCCCTGGATAATGTGGGTCTTACCAATGCTGTTGATTTGATGCCTTCCGAATTATCGGGAGGAATGCGGAAGAGAATCGGACTGGCAAGGACATTGATCCTCAAGCCGGATATTATCCTGTACGATGAACCAACTACTGGATTAGATCCGATCACAGGACGGGAAATCAGTAAATTAATTGTTGACATTCAGCATAAATACAATACATCCTCTATAATCATCACCCATGATATGGGATGTGCCCGCATAGTGGCCAACCGAATCATGGTATTGGTGAATGGAGTTTGCTATGCAGAAGGTACCTTTGCAGAATTGGAAAAATCAAATGATCCGAATATTAAGCCTTTCTTTGAATAA
- a CDS encoding MCE family protein — protein sequence MKLSNEAKVGILVTAALAALIWGLNYLKGKDVFTSRNRYFAVYKHVDGLATSNPVFMNGFRIGIVNKIDFMPDKSGNLLVTLLINKDVFVAKNSIAKIFSSDLIGTKALRIDLGDAAEPLPDNDTLHAELEYSFAQKVGEQVGPIKDKTERLIVSIDSLVTMFTLLFDPKTNGNIKEGIGHLNNTLASLDNLVSDDKSKLNVMLSNISSITTNLKNNNEQIDKVLENMEQITDTLAGIRFAGTIEKADQLLAEMNQVFNKINSGQGTLGQLVYNDSLYMNLDQTAKDLDILMKDLKANPKRYVHFSMFGKKAN from the coding sequence GTGAAACTTTCAAACGAAGCTAAAGTAGGAATCCTTGTCACTGCCGCGCTGGCTGCACTCATCTGGGGACTGAATTATTTAAAAGGTAAGGATGTCTTTACCAGTAGGAACAGGTATTTTGCTGTGTATAAACATGTGGATGGACTTGCCACTTCCAATCCCGTATTCATGAATGGTTTTCGCATTGGCATTGTCAACAAAATTGATTTCATGCCGGATAAATCGGGTAATCTATTGGTGACTTTATTGATCAATAAAGATGTGTTTGTTGCGAAAAATTCTATCGCTAAAATATTTAGCTCCGATCTGATTGGCACCAAGGCATTGCGTATCGATTTGGGTGATGCGGCAGAGCCTCTTCCCGACAATGATACCCTGCATGCTGAATTAGAGTACAGCTTCGCACAGAAAGTGGGGGAACAGGTAGGGCCCATCAAGGATAAAACAGAACGGCTGATTGTCTCCATCGATTCATTGGTGACGATGTTCACGCTGCTCTTCGATCCCAAAACAAACGGCAATATAAAGGAAGGCATCGGTCATTTGAATAATACTCTCGCCTCTTTGGACAATCTTGTATCAGACGATAAAAGCAAGCTCAATGTGATGCTGTCAAATATATCTTCTATTACCACCAATCTGAAAAATAACAATGAGCAGATTGATAAGGTACTGGAAAATATGGAGCAGATCACAGATACATTAGCGGGAATCCGCTTTGCCGGCACCATCGAAAAAGCGGATCAACTTTTAGCGGAAATGAATCAGGTCTTCAATAAGATCAACAGCGGACAAGGTACATTAGGTCAGTTGGTGTATAATGATTCACTCTATATGAACCTGGATCAAACGGCGAAGGATCTGGATATCCTGATGAAGGATTTGAAAGCCAATCCGAAGAGGTATGTTCATTTTTCAATGTTCGGCAAGAAAGCGAACTGA
- a CDS encoding ABC transporter permease: MPRQQNKAFRDFLVEVGGISDFTAKFFREGFKPRYEWSELVRQCYIIGYKTLPLVGITAFIMGLVLTVQSRPTLEEFGAESFLPSMVALSVIREIGPVITALICAGKIGSSIGAELGSMRVTEQIDAMEVSGTNPFKYLVVTRVVACTLMLPILVVVADFISLYASYIGVNFKDVVSIDLYYNKVFDSLVYGDVLPAIIKTYFFGFAIGIIGCYKGYFSNKGTEGVGIAANSAVVVSSLVVFILDLIAVQIADIMGLT; the protein is encoded by the coding sequence ATGCCCCGACAACAAAACAAAGCATTTCGTGACTTCCTCGTAGAGGTTGGGGGTATATCAGATTTTACTGCCAAATTTTTCAGAGAAGGCTTTAAGCCCCGCTACGAATGGAGTGAACTCGTCCGTCAATGCTATATAATTGGTTATAAAACGCTGCCGCTGGTAGGGATCACCGCCTTTATCATGGGATTGGTGTTAACCGTTCAATCCCGACCCACCCTGGAGGAGTTTGGTGCCGAATCCTTCCTCCCGTCGATGGTGGCTTTGTCGGTAATCAGAGAAATTGGTCCGGTGATTACTGCGCTGATTTGTGCAGGAAAAATCGGGTCCAGTATTGGTGCTGAGCTAGGTTCAATGCGCGTTACAGAGCAAATTGATGCCATGGAGGTCAGTGGAACGAATCCGTTCAAATACCTGGTGGTGACCAGAGTGGTAGCCTGTACCCTGATGTTGCCTATTCTGGTGGTTGTGGCTGATTTTATTTCCTTGTATGCTTCGTATATTGGTGTTAATTTTAAAGATGTGGTCAGTATTGATCTGTATTACAATAAAGTCTTTGACTCATTGGTTTATGGAGATGTATTGCCGGCCATCATAAAAACGTATTTCTTTGGATTTGCCATTGGTATCATTGGCTGTTACAAAGGATATTTCTCAAATAAAGGCACAGAGGGTGTTGGAATAGCGGCCAATTCGGCGGTGGTAGTATCCTCTCTAGTAGTGTTTATTCTTGACCTCATCGCTGTTCAGATAGCGGATATCATGGGTCTCACGTAG
- a CDS encoding insulinase family protein gives MKQAEVNFIAKGGSYNKDQQASVLMYSRYFGGGMSSPVFQVLRESKALAYAVSSRYSAPSRLDRSYYSTAYIGTQVDKLPEAMAGMFELLNEMPVSENNFATAKEGVLQSISTDRITRKGILNFYHAQKKLGNQVDLRKEIFEKVQGMQMQDIVAFQQQYLKGKKYRLAVIGNKEKIDFKMLEKYGPVTELELEQIFGY, from the coding sequence ATGAAACAAGCGGAGGTGAACTTTATTGCTAAAGGGGGGTCTTATAATAAAGATCAGCAAGCATCGGTTTTAATGTATAGTCGTTATTTTGGTGGTGGAATGTCGTCGCCGGTATTCCAGGTATTAAGAGAGAGCAAGGCCCTGGCTTATGCTGTCAGCTCCAGATATAGTGCCCCATCGCGACTGGATCGTTCATACTACAGTACAGCCTACATCGGTACTCAGGTGGATAAACTCCCTGAAGCGATGGCCGGAATGTTTGAGTTGCTGAATGAAATGCCGGTTTCCGAAAACAATTTCGCCACTGCAAAAGAAGGGGTATTACAGAGTATAAGCACTGATCGGATAACACGTAAGGGAATACTTAACTTCTATCATGCGCAAAAAAAACTAGGGAATCAGGTGGATTTGCGCAAAGAAATATTTGAAAAAGTTCAGGGCATGCAAATGCAGGATATTGTAGCTTTTCAGCAGCAATATTTAAAAGGGAAAAAGTACAGGCTGGCTGTAATTGGAAATAAAGAAAAAATAGATTTCAAGATGCTTGAAAAATATGGACCTGTTACTGAATTGGAGTTGGAGCAAATATTTGGATATTAA
- the trxA gene encoding thioredoxin — protein MENTKVKLDFNTIIHSGKPVLVDFFAEWCGPCKMMAPELEALKKKLGEKVHILKIDVDKNPGAAAKFNVQGVPTLIIFHNGKAVWRQSGVIPSNQLEKILGSYLLN, from the coding sequence ATGGAAAACACTAAAGTGAAATTGGACTTCAATACTATTATTCATTCGGGAAAACCGGTCCTCGTTGATTTTTTTGCAGAATGGTGTGGACCCTGTAAAATGATGGCCCCTGAACTTGAAGCGCTGAAGAAAAAGTTGGGCGAGAAGGTGCATATATTAAAGATCGATGTGGACAAAAATCCGGGTGCTGCTGCAAAGTTTAACGTACAAGGTGTACCCACATTAATAATTTTTCATAATGGTAAGGCCGTGTGGAGACAATCCGGAGTTATTCCGTCAAATCAACTGGAGAAAATACTAGGTAGTTACCTCTTAAATTAG
- a CDS encoding N-acetylmuramoyl-L-alanine amidase, with translation MPHYLYYTLIFDGAKLQNPNVKSIFRIISVIVIVLLTLSSAAPRKDSYKIKTVVIDAGHGGHDAGCLGASAREKHVALDIALKLGKQIESTFPDVKVVYTRKTDVFIPLHERANIANKAHADLFICIHLNAGGKGAYGAETFIMGNHKTEDNLEVAKRENSAILLEEDYQKKYDGFDPNSPEANIIFSLYQSQFMNQSLLFASNIQEEFTDYAGRYNRGVKQAGFLVLYKTAMPAVLIECGFLTHEPEEKFLASEKGQQVMAASIFRAFKEYKVDMESGNDSPQKSTPAPVSTTPVPAPKSTSTPDPVVSQPVKGDSTPVVKDAVPPLKDKQVVADSGPGATVGELKIDDSPEKEPVPAPVKPAPSKAPENSVESPVFIAVQIGASKNPAIDNKKYLQTTGVKAITSGDGFTRYVIGNFTNLAAAKKKLSEIKSTLNPDAFLTAFNGKQRISLQEAEALLKRP, from the coding sequence ATGCCTCATTATCTCTATTATACACTTATTTTTGACGGCGCAAAGCTACAAAACCCCAACGTGAAAAGTATATTCCGGATTATCTCTGTCATAGTAATTGTTTTACTGACGCTTTCATCGGCAGCTCCCCGCAAGGATAGCTATAAAATCAAAACGGTAGTAATTGATGCCGGTCATGGCGGGCATGATGCCGGATGTTTAGGTGCATCTGCCCGGGAAAAACATGTAGCCCTCGATATCGCTTTAAAGTTAGGAAAGCAGATTGAAAGTACTTTTCCGGATGTTAAAGTGGTGTATACGCGCAAAACAGACGTTTTTATTCCCTTGCATGAGCGCGCCAATATTGCGAATAAGGCACATGCTGATTTGTTTATATGTATTCACCTGAATGCCGGAGGAAAGGGCGCCTATGGGGCGGAAACGTTTATCATGGGGAATCATAAGACAGAAGATAATCTGGAAGTAGCCAAGCGTGAAAACTCCGCCATCTTGCTCGAGGAAGATTACCAGAAAAAGTACGATGGTTTTGACCCGAATTCACCGGAAGCCAATATCATTTTCTCTCTTTATCAAAGTCAGTTTATGAATCAGAGTTTGCTTTTCGCTTCTAATATTCAGGAAGAATTCACGGATTATGCCGGTCGTTATAACCGTGGTGTGAAGCAAGCCGGTTTCCTTGTATTGTATAAAACGGCTATGCCTGCTGTATTGATCGAATGTGGATTCCTTACCCATGAGCCGGAAGAGAAATTCCTGGCCTCTGAAAAGGGACAACAAGTGATGGCAGCGTCCATCTTCAGGGCATTTAAAGAGTATAAAGTAGATATGGAATCAGGGAATGATTCCCCACAGAAATCTACTCCTGCTCCTGTATCTACGACACCTGTTCCCGCGCCTAAGTCCACTTCTACTCCTGATCCTGTGGTGAGTCAGCCCGTAAAAGGCGATTCTACACCGGTTGTTAAAGATGCTGTGCCACCGTTGAAGGATAAGCAAGTGGTGGCTGATTCCGGGCCGGGAGCAACCGTTGGAGAATTAAAAATAGATGATAGTCCGGAGAAAGAACCTGTGCCTGCTCCTGTGAAACCGGCTCCTTCTAAGGCGCCTGAAAATTCCGTCGAATCTCCCGTTTTTATAGCCGTGCAGATTGGAGCAAGTAAAAATCCGGCAATAGACAATAAAAAATATTTACAGACAACGGGTGTAAAAGCGATTACTTCCGGAGATGGATTTACAAGATATGTGATTGGTAATTTCACCAATCTGGCAGCAGCGAAGAAGAAGTTGAGCGAGATCAAATCCACATTAAATCCTGATGCTTTCTTAACCGCCTTCAATGGAAAACAACGAATTTCACTTCAGGAAGCCGAAGCGCTTTTAAAAAGACCCTAA
- a CDS encoding T9SS type A sorting domain-containing protein, with the protein MKVSFKSSILIAFLIAAVTNGAFAQTQGTPVQLRLEPVTISGMPPLHSYSWAKWEGKWLIFGGRTNGLHGFQPPFAFPTANQNGMIYVIDPDSNLLWSTSASVLPVAIREQIISSNQQFTQDNNYLYITGGYGFASVPNSLITFPYLTRIDVNGLIQSIVQQQSILPYFSQVYDERMAVTGGHMVIVDSLLNLVMGHRFDGRYNPNNGPSFTQTYTDAIRTFTVEDSVNQVVIRNYSETIDTLLYHKRDYNLVPQVLAGGAEVHTAFTGVFQYGIDLPWTISVDIQGGTGSLITNFEQKLNQYHTAYAPLYDSISGRNTTIFFGGMGFYYPDSLNQIQQDSLVPFVKTISYVQRDATGLTEGYFPIQMPGYEGSSAEFIPAEVALSGNGVIKLHALDTGDVVIGYIVGGITSDQPNIFMQATGTSWASSTVYKVIINTPTASGLSNSDDQLIPTLKLYPNPAQQHLSVEFELTSPEKLNLEIMDQLGKSVIRMDRKWYKTGVNSERINLDVLRSGQYSVALIKDGKIIRVASFIKGM; encoded by the coding sequence ATGAAAGTATCCTTCAAAAGTAGTATATTGATTGCATTTCTAATTGCAGCAGTGACAAACGGTGCATTTGCGCAAACACAAGGCACTCCTGTTCAACTTCGCCTCGAACCGGTTACCATATCCGGAATGCCTCCTCTTCACTCCTATTCATGGGCAAAGTGGGAAGGGAAATGGTTGATCTTTGGTGGTCGGACCAATGGACTTCATGGCTTTCAACCGCCTTTTGCATTTCCAACAGCCAATCAGAATGGAATGATTTACGTAATCGATCCTGATAGTAATTTGCTATGGAGTACTTCTGCATCTGTTTTGCCTGTGGCTATTCGTGAACAGATTATCAGCAGTAATCAGCAATTTACTCAGGATAATAATTATTTGTATATTACAGGTGGGTATGGATTTGCTTCCGTCCCGAATTCCTTGATAACATTCCCCTACCTCACAAGGATAGATGTAAATGGTTTGATTCAGTCTATTGTTCAGCAGCAAAGCATACTCCCCTATTTTTCGCAGGTCTATGATGAAAGGATGGCTGTGACCGGTGGGCATATGGTCATTGTGGACTCCTTACTAAATCTGGTGATGGGTCATCGGTTTGATGGACGCTATAACCCGAATAACGGTCCATCATTTACTCAAACATATACCGATGCGATTCGAACATTTACTGTTGAAGATTCCGTCAATCAAGTGGTCATCAGAAATTACAGTGAAACAATAGACACCCTACTTTATCATAAAAGAGATTATAATCTTGTCCCTCAGGTACTGGCCGGCGGAGCAGAAGTTCATACCGCTTTCACGGGAGTCTTTCAGTATGGAATTGATTTACCCTGGACAATTAGTGTAGATATTCAAGGAGGAACAGGTTCACTCATTACTAATTTCGAGCAGAAACTTAATCAGTATCACACGGCTTACGCACCATTGTATGATTCAATATCAGGAAGGAATACGACCATTTTCTTTGGAGGAATGGGATTTTATTATCCGGATTCACTGAATCAAATTCAACAAGACTCCCTCGTTCCTTTTGTAAAGACGATCAGTTATGTTCAACGTGATGCCACCGGATTAACCGAAGGCTATTTCCCGATTCAAATGCCGGGCTATGAAGGTTCAAGTGCAGAGTTCATTCCCGCAGAAGTTGCGCTGAGCGGAAATGGTGTTATAAAATTACATGCATTGGATACCGGTGATGTGGTAATTGGATATATTGTTGGAGGAATTACTTCCGATCAACCCAACATTTTTATGCAGGCAACAGGAACAAGCTGGGCATCCTCCACTGTCTATAAAGTGATCATCAATACACCAACGGCAAGCGGACTTTCAAATTCAGACGATCAACTTATTCCGACTTTGAAGTTGTATCCAAACCCTGCTCAACAACATCTTTCAGTAGAATTTGAACTGACCTCACCTGAAAAACTTAATCTGGAGATTATGGATCAATTGGGTAAGTCAGTGATTAGAATGGACCGCAAATGGTATAAGACCGGAGTGAATTCAGAGCGCATTAATTTGGATGTCCTTCGTTCAGGTCAGTATTCGGTGGCATTGATCAAGGATGGAAAAATTATTCGTGTAGCTTCCTTTATTAAAGGAATGTAG